The following proteins are co-located in the Paenibacillus sp. FSL H8-0079 genome:
- the hisIE gene encoding bifunctional phosphoribosyl-AMP cyclohydrolase/phosphoribosyl-ATP diphosphatase HisIE: protein MSDEIKEQLSLEQVVEHIRWSDGLVPAIVQDVNTREVLMMAYMNRESLKLSLESGETWFWSRSRQELWHKGATSGNVQTITSLKYDCDGDTLLVEVKPNGPACHTGAVTCFHNEIIGLPEKSGDETSDGADAVAANSSSESRFEVLAELESVIAERERERPEGAYTTYLFDKGVDKILKKIGEEASETIIAAKNKDNDELRLEVSDLMYHLLVLLQERKLPLDDIMSELSRRHERPRRD from the coding sequence GTGAGCGATGAAATCAAGGAACAGCTGTCCTTGGAGCAGGTTGTGGAACACATTCGTTGGAGTGATGGTTTGGTTCCTGCCATTGTGCAGGATGTGAATACTCGTGAAGTTTTAATGATGGCTTATATGAATCGTGAATCCCTGAAGTTGTCGCTGGAATCCGGTGAGACCTGGTTCTGGTCACGTTCTCGTCAGGAGTTGTGGCATAAAGGGGCAACATCCGGCAACGTGCAGACGATTACTTCCCTGAAATATGATTGTGACGGCGATACCTTATTGGTTGAGGTCAAACCAAATGGTCCTGCTTGCCATACAGGTGCGGTAACTTGTTTCCATAATGAAATTATTGGTTTGCCAGAGAAATCAGGAGACGAGACTTCAGATGGAGCGGATGCCGTTGCTGCAAATTCAAGTTCCGAAAGCCGCTTCGAGGTATTGGCTGAGCTTGAATCCGTTATTGCAGAGCGTGAACGTGAGCGCCCTGAGGGTGCATATACAACGTATTTGTTCGATAAAGGTGTAGATAAAATACTGAAAAAAATCGGTGAAGAAGCGTCCGAGACGATTATCGCCGCCAAAAATAAAGATAATGACGAGCTTCGTCTGGAAGTCAGTGACCTAATGTATCACCTGCTCGTCCTGTTACAAGAGCGCAAGTTGCCGCTGGACGACATTATGTCAGAGCTGAGCCGCCGTCATGAACGGCCTCGCCGCGATTAG
- the hisF gene encoding imidazole glycerol phosphate synthase subunit HisF produces the protein MLAKRIIPCLDVKDGRVVKGVNFVNLRDAGDPVELAALYDREGADELVFLDISASVEGRETMEEVVRQTAGEIAIPFTVGGGISKVEDMKRILRAGADKIAVNTAAVLNPQLIADGARRFGSQCIVVAIDAKYNEAWGEWEVYTHGGRKPSGIKALEWVKQAESLGAGEILLTSMDADGTKDGFDLKLTAAVSESVRIPVIASGGAGKESHFYDVFTTGKADAGLAATIFHYKEIAVPALKQHLREQGVEIRD, from the coding sequence ATGCTGGCAAAAAGAATCATCCCCTGTCTGGACGTGAAGGACGGCCGGGTCGTCAAAGGCGTCAACTTCGTTAATCTCCGCGATGCGGGTGATCCGGTAGAGCTGGCGGCGCTATATGACCGCGAGGGCGCGGACGAATTGGTCTTTCTCGATATCTCCGCTTCAGTGGAAGGTCGCGAAACGATGGAAGAAGTCGTGCGGCAGACAGCAGGCGAGATCGCTATTCCCTTTACGGTAGGTGGTGGCATCTCGAAGGTGGAGGACATGAAGCGTATTCTCCGTGCAGGAGCGGATAAAATCGCAGTGAATACAGCCGCGGTACTTAATCCGCAGTTGATTGCAGATGGTGCACGTCGCTTTGGCTCGCAGTGTATCGTCGTAGCGATCGATGCCAAGTATAATGAAGCTTGGGGCGAGTGGGAGGTCTACACGCATGGTGGACGAAAACCCTCTGGGATCAAGGCATTGGAATGGGTTAAACAGGCAGAGAGCTTGGGCGCGGGAGAAATTCTGCTGACAAGTATGGATGCAGACGGAACGAAAGACGGCTTCGATCTGAAGCTGACGGCAGCGGTATCCGAATCTGTGCGTATTCCGGTCATCGCATCGGGCGGTGCGGGCAAGGAATCTCATTTCTATGATGTATTCACCACAGGCAAAGCGGATGCAGGTCTGGCCGCAACAATTTTCCATTACAAAGAAATCGCCGTACCGGCGCTAAAACAACATTTGAGAGAACAAGGGGTGGAGATCCGTGACTAA
- the hisJ gene encoding histidinol-phosphatase HisJ has protein sequence MRIDYHTHHERCGHAVGKLEEYVQRGVEIGLSQIGLSDHMPLLHVDPAQYYPEMAMPMDELPRYVEECFSLKERYRGQIDVRVGLEGDYIEGWETEIRAIIERYPWDYVIGSVHFLGEWDITDFRQTHHWEGKDVLEVYRQYYDAVSKAAATGMYDIMGHADVIKRFGFVPSAEQTEERITLENAALQAIAKSGCAMELNASGLSKPCAEMFPSRRMLTEAIRLGIPLTMGSDAHDPMKLGDYLPEAEALLRELGCTEVAVFEGRHRSFIPLNV, from the coding sequence GTGCGTATAGACTATCATACACACCATGAGCGGTGTGGACATGCCGTTGGCAAACTGGAAGAGTACGTGCAGCGTGGTGTGGAGATCGGACTATCCCAGATTGGATTGTCCGATCACATGCCCTTGTTGCATGTGGATCCAGCTCAATATTATCCGGAAATGGCGATGCCTATGGATGAACTGCCGCGTTACGTGGAGGAGTGTTTCTCTCTGAAAGAACGTTACCGTGGGCAGATTGACGTACGTGTTGGTCTAGAAGGTGACTATATTGAAGGCTGGGAAACAGAAATCCGTGCAATCATTGAGCGTTATCCATGGGATTATGTGATTGGCTCCGTTCATTTCCTTGGTGAATGGGATATTACAGACTTCCGCCAGACCCATCACTGGGAGGGCAAAGACGTCCTTGAAGTATATCGTCAGTACTATGATGCCGTAAGCAAGGCAGCAGCAACGGGCATGTACGATATTATGGGACATGCAGATGTTATTAAACGGTTTGGATTTGTTCCTTCAGCGGAGCAGACAGAAGAACGTATCACATTGGAGAACGCAGCTCTGCAGGCTATTGCCAAAAGCGGCTGCGCCATGGAGCTGAATGCTTCCGGATTGTCCAAGCCTTGTGCCGAGATGTTCCCGAGTCGCAGAATGCTGACAGAAGCTATTCGCTTGGGTATTCCGTTAACCATGGGTTCTGATGCACATGACCCAATGAAACTGGGCGATTATTTGCCCGAAGCTGAAGCACTTTTACGTGAGTTGGGCTGTACAGAAGTCGCTGTTTTTGAAGGCCGTCATCGTTCTTTCATTCCTTTAAATGTATAA